A window of Hevea brasiliensis isolate MT/VB/25A 57/8 chromosome 14, ASM3005281v1, whole genome shotgun sequence contains these coding sequences:
- the LOC110655158 gene encoding LOW QUALITY PROTEIN: adenylyl-sulfate kinase 3 (The sequence of the model RefSeq protein was modified relative to this genomic sequence to represent the inferred CDS: substituted 1 base at 1 genomic stop codon) has translation MNAIGIKPLPGFATLRDGYLPGNAKARSVLRITAADGLQQAVRVDVNGTGNSKAKLDTLKPNGSPLGSILANGFTSEGKNQSPLSRIGNSTNIKWHECSIDKIDRQNLLNQKGCVIWITGLSGSGFFQNKFTXKSTVACHLSKILTQMGKLTYILDGDNLRHGLNSDLSFKAEDRAENIRRVGEVAKLFSDAGVICIACLISPYRRDREACRKILPNGDFIEVFMDVPLQVCESRDPKGLYKLARAGKIKGFTGIDDPYEPPANCEITLKCDNGIYASPSAMAEKVICYLEYNGYLQA, from the exons ATGAATGCTATTGGGATTAAGCCGCTGCCTGGATTCGCAACCTTGCGCGACGGCTATCTCCCAGGTAATGCGAAAGCGAGGAGCGTTTTGCGAATCACTGCTGCGGATGGGTTACAGCAGGCGGTGAGAGTGGATGTTAATGGCACTGGCAATAGCAAGGCCAAGCTCGATACGCTTAAACCAAATGGGTCGCCTTTGGGTTCAATTCTAGCAAATGGGTTTACCAGCGAAG GGAAAAATCAGAGCCCATTGTCAAGGATTGGAAATTCAACAAATATAAAGTGGCATGAATGCTCAATTGATAAAATTGATAGACAAAATTTGCTCAATCAGAAAGGTTGTGTTATATGGATCACAGGTCTCAGTGGTTCAGGTTT ctttcaaaataaatttacatgaaAGAGTACAGTAGCATGTCATTTGAGTAAAATCTTGACTCAAATGGGAAAGTTGACTTACATTCTTGATGGAGACAATCTCAGGCATGGTTTAAATAGTGATCTTAGTTTTAAAGCTGAAGATCGTGCGGAGAACATTCGAAGAGTTG GGGAGGTGGCAAAGCTGTTTTCAGATGCAGGAGTCATATGCATTGCCTGTCTAATTTCTCCATACAGAAGGGATAGAGAAGCTTGTCGCAAAATTTTGCCAAATGGAGATTTTattgaggtgttcatggatgTTCCACTCCAAGTCTGTGAGTCCAGGGACCCTAAGGGTCTGTATAAGCTTGCTCGAGCAGGGAAAATCAAAG GCTTTACTGGCATTGATGATCCTTATGAGCCCCCTGCAAATTGTGAG ATAACACTGAAATGCGACAATGGAATCTATGCTTCCCCTTCTGCAATGGCTGAGAAAGTGATTTGTTATCTGGAATACAATGGGTATCTCCAGGCATAG